A genome region from Arthrobacter agilis includes the following:
- a CDS encoding GNAT family N-acetyltransferase, with product MITLRPVEATDLDEFFSHQLDPGANHMAAFGAKNPSDRGVFDHHWQDILNDSRITVRTILSDGEVVGSILAYHDADTPEISYWIDRSRWGQGITTSAVGQFLAEVTERPIRARAVADNVSSIRILERWGFQQVGETQGFAPSRGAVVKELILELA from the coding sequence GTGATCACGCTACGTCCCGTTGAAGCAACCGACCTCGACGAGTTCTTCTCGCACCAGCTCGACCCCGGCGCCAACCACATGGCCGCGTTCGGCGCCAAGAACCCCTCCGACCGGGGCGTCTTCGACCACCACTGGCAGGACATCCTGAACGACAGCCGGATCACGGTGCGGACCATCCTCTCGGACGGCGAGGTGGTGGGCAGCATCCTCGCCTACCACGACGCCGACACCCCGGAGATCAGCTACTGGATCGACCGCTCCCGGTGGGGCCAGGGCATCACCACGTCCGCCGTCGGCCAGTTCCTCGCCGAGGTCACCGAGCGGCCCATCCGGGCGCGCGCCGTGGCCGACAACGTGAGTTCGATCCGCATCCTCGAGCGCTGGGGTTTCCAGCAGGTCGGCGAGACACAGGGCTTCGCCCCGTCCCGCGGCGCCGTGGTGAAGGAACTCATCCTCGAACTGGCCTAG
- a CDS encoding dihydrolipoamide acetyltransferase family protein — protein MTATVPGETTASTASTVREFRLPDLGEGLTESEIVQWHIAEGDTVELNQIIADVETAKAVVELPSPYAGVVVRLHEAAGTVVDVGAPIVSFEVRSEVGPEPGRAAPAPVPAPAPALASGPASTPSDAAPARREPNLVGYGAAVEKGGHPQRRSRVLPADGPAGSRGPGMAPPRAERPRSTPPVRKLARDLGIPLDSLAGTGPGSLITRADVLAALAGTAGSPVTDTAAVPSAQGAAPAAGATRIPIKGVRKHTAAAMVASAFTAPHVTEFLTIDVTPTMDLLADLKQSRAFEGTRLTPLALVAKAVCIAVARNPVLNSSWDEEAQEIVQYADVNLGIAAATPRGLLVPNIKAAQSLPLVDLARALGSLTDTARAGKTTPADLTGGTLTMTNIGVFGIDAGTPILNPGEAAILAVGAVRSTPWEYQGAVALRSVLTLSLSFDHRLVDGEQGSRFLADVGTILRNPAMVLAMV, from the coding sequence GTGACGGCGACCGTACCCGGCGAGACGACTGCGTCCACCGCGTCCACCGTGAGGGAGTTCCGCCTGCCCGATCTCGGGGAGGGCCTCACGGAGTCCGAGATCGTCCAGTGGCACATCGCCGAGGGCGACACGGTCGAACTGAACCAGATCATCGCCGACGTCGAGACCGCCAAGGCGGTCGTCGAGCTGCCCTCGCCCTACGCCGGCGTCGTCGTCCGCCTCCACGAGGCCGCCGGGACCGTCGTCGACGTCGGAGCGCCGATCGTCTCCTTCGAGGTCCGGTCCGAGGTGGGGCCGGAGCCCGGCCGCGCCGCGCCCGCGCCGGTACCCGCACCCGCACCGGCACTGGCGTCCGGGCCGGCATCCACACCGTCCGACGCCGCTCCCGCCCGGCGCGAACCGAACCTCGTGGGATACGGCGCAGCGGTGGAGAAGGGCGGGCACCCGCAGCGCCGCAGCCGCGTGCTGCCGGCGGACGGACCGGCAGGGTCCCGTGGGCCGGGCATGGCCCCGCCCCGTGCCGAGCGGCCGCGGTCCACGCCGCCGGTGCGGAAGCTCGCCCGCGACCTCGGGATCCCGCTCGACAGCCTCGCCGGGACCGGCCCGGGCTCGCTGATCACCCGCGCCGACGTCCTGGCGGCCCTCGCCGGAACGGCCGGCAGCCCGGTGACGGACACCGCTGCCGTTCCGTCCGCGCAGGGGGCGGCCCCCGCGGCGGGTGCGACGCGGATCCCGATCAAGGGCGTGCGGAAGCACACCGCGGCGGCCATGGTGGCAAGTGCCTTCACCGCGCCGCACGTGACGGAGTTCCTCACCATCGACGTCACGCCGACCATGGACCTGCTGGCCGACCTGAAGCAGAGCCGCGCGTTCGAGGGCACGCGGCTCACGCCGCTCGCCCTCGTGGCGAAGGCCGTGTGCATCGCGGTCGCGCGGAACCCGGTCCTCAACTCGTCCTGGGACGAGGAGGCGCAGGAGATCGTGCAGTACGCGGACGTGAACCTCGGCATCGCCGCGGCCACCCCGCGCGGACTGCTCGTCCCGAACATCAAGGCCGCGCAGTCGCTGCCCCTCGTGGACCTCGCACGGGCACTCGGTTCCCTCACGGACACCGCGCGCGCCGGGAAGACCACGCCGGCGGACCTGACTGGGGGGACCCTCACGATGACCAATATCGGGGTGTTCGGGATCGACGCGGGCACGCCGATCCTCAACCCGGGCGAGGCCGCGATCCTGGCCGTGGGCGCCGTCCGCAGCACGCCGTGGGAGTACCAGGGCGCCGTCGCCCTGCGCTCCGTCCTGACGCTGAGCCTGTCCTTCGACCACCGGCTGGTCGACGGCGAGCAGGGCTCACGCTTCCTCGCGGACGTCGGCACCATCCTCCGGAACCCGGCGATGGTCCTGGCGATGGTGTAG
- a CDS encoding SRPBCC domain-containing protein codes for METPAPLGHRETRDGVGHLVFTRSLAAPAADVWAACTDPARMRRWIGTWSGDPSSGEVRFRMTAEGDDVPEEVYLVDACEPPRRFAVRSRDAAPFSPDGSGPRVTWQHTLELRASAGSGTTLVFTQVVPDGPVGAAMAASVGPGWDYYLDRLEAAVGGADPESIAWEPYLGRMEGYRDLFG; via the coding sequence ATGGAAACTCCCGCCCCGCTCGGTCACCGCGAGACGCGCGACGGCGTCGGGCACCTGGTCTTCACCCGCTCACTGGCCGCCCCGGCCGCCGACGTCTGGGCGGCCTGCACGGACCCGGCCCGCATGCGGCGCTGGATCGGCACGTGGAGCGGTGATCCGTCCTCCGGCGAGGTGCGGTTCCGCATGACGGCCGAGGGCGACGACGTCCCCGAGGAGGTCTACCTCGTGGATGCCTGCGAGCCGCCCCGCCGCTTCGCGGTCCGCAGCCGCGACGCCGCCCCCTTCTCCCCCGACGGATCCGGCCCCCGCGTGACCTGGCAGCACACCCTCGAGCTCCGCGCGTCCGCCGGCAGCGGGACGACGCTGGTCTTCACCCAGGTGGTCCCCGACGGGCCGGTGGGAGCCGCCATGGCGGCCAGTGTCGGCCCCGGGTGGGACTACTACCTCGATCGCCTCGAAGCCGCCGTCGGTGGCGCCGACCCCGAGTCGATCGCCTGGGAGCCCTACCTCGGGCGCATGGAAGGCTACCGCGACCTCTTCGGGTGA